One genomic segment of Centropristis striata isolate RG_2023a ecotype Rhode Island chromosome 11, C.striata_1.0, whole genome shotgun sequence includes these proteins:
- the LOC131980273 gene encoding interleukin-12 subunit alpha-like: MSLIKLFWSDFNPALLLLVLACAPGSQSVPVMSKGLVTDSCVLYAHTLLQNITDVLTQNNLFSGIDCTKQSVEVNMETDTPSVCAPKESACSGIIKSEFDQDLCLTNIGKDLQHYYTFLSAQPDPDRYLAPTVLFHLREFMENCFTWSLPTDSTLKEGAADRPSTYDERLSLCKVLKGFQLRSITINRVISYMNSGEHTK; encoded by the exons ATGTCTCTCATCAAGCTCT TTTGGTCAGACTTCAATCctgctctgctgctcctggTGCTGGCCTGTGCTCCGGGCAGCCAGTCAGTACCTGTGATGAGTAAAGGACTGGTGACAGACTCCTGTGTTTTATACGCACATACGCTGCTACAGAACATCACTGATGTGCTCACACAG AACAACCTGTTCAGTGGAATCGACTGCACAAAGCAGAGTGTGGAGGTGAACATGGAGACTGACACTCCATCTGTGTGCGCACCAaag GAATCAGCATGCTCAGGAATCATTAAGTCAGAATTTGATCAG GACTTATGTCTGACGAACATTGGGAAGGATCTGCAGCACTACTACACATTTCTCTCTGCTCAGCCAGACCCTGACCGTTACCTCGCTCCAACAGTTCTGTTCCACCTCAGAGAGTTTATGGAG aactgcttcacatggtctctgcCAACAGACTCGACATTAAAGGAG GGTGCTGCAGACCGTCCGAGCACCTACGATGAAAGACTGAGCCTCTGCAAAGTGCTGAAAGGCTTCCAGCTCCGCAGCATCACCATCAACAGAGTGATCTCATACATGAACTCTGGTGAACACACTAAATGA
- the zgc:153615 gene encoding schwannomin-interacting protein 1 isoform X1, with protein sequence MVHQEKRVYQAQRNERESIRQKLALGSFYDDEPVIYTSCSKNGLSSRLQSGVNLQVCFVNDSSSDKDSDAEDSRTETSLDTPLSPVSKQSSSLSDRDTAEEDSDPLDDCSGFWRVQRRLQEEARVALALARPMARMQVEVERQIQLHRRSPVADLLPHLPHISEGLMKRNLRRGDMRDMSLGQLQVITNDLHSQIQSLNEELVQLLLMRDELHVEQDAMLVDIEDLTRHAHSHQRHQAEKALSK encoded by the exons ATGGTGCACCAGGAGAAACGCGTTTACCAG gCCCAGAGGAATGAGAGAGAGTCCATCAGGCAGAAACTTGCCCTTGGCAGTTTCTATGACGACGAGCCAGTCATCTACACCAGCTGCAGCAAGAACGGCCTGTCCTCCCG ACTGCAAAGTGGGGTGAACCTGCAGGTGTGTTTTGTTAACGACAGCAGCAGTGACAAAGACAGCGATGCTGAGGACAGCAGGACAGAGACCAGTCTGGACACACCACTGTCCCCTGTG AGCAAGCAGAGCTCATCGTTGTCGGACAGGGACACGGCGGAGGAGGACTCGGACCCGTTGGATGACTGCAGCGGGTTCTGGAGGGTGCAGCGAAGGTTGCAGGAGGAGGCCCGGGTGGCGCTGGCGCTGGCTCGACCCATGGCCCGTAtgcaggtggaggtggagaggCAAATCCAGCTGCACAGACGTTCACCTGTGGCTGACTTG CTACCCCATCTGCCCCACATCAGCGAGGGCTTGATGAAAAGGAATCTGAGGCGAGGGGACATGAGGGACATGAGTCTAGGACAGCTGCAAGTCATCACAAATGACTTACACTCACAGATTCAGA GTCTCAATGAGGAGCTGGTGCAGTTGCTGCTGATGAGGGATGAGCTGCATGTGGAGCAGGACGCCATGCTGGTGGACATAGAAGACCTCACCAG GCACGCTCACAGCCATCAGCGGCACCAAGCAGAGAAAGCTCTCTCTAAATAA
- the zgc:153615 gene encoding schwannomin-interacting protein 1 isoform X2: protein MVHQEKRVYQAQRNERESIRQKLALGSFYDDEPVIYTSCSKNGLSSRLQSGVNLQVCFVNDSSSDKDSDAEDSRTETSLDTPLSPVSKQSSSLSDRDTAEEDSDPLDDCSGFWRVQRRLQEEARVALALARPMARMQVEVERQIQLHRRSPVADLLPHLPHISEGLMKRNLRRGDMRDMSLGQLQVITNDLHSQIQSLNEELVQLLLMSAAPSRESSL from the exons ATGGTGCACCAGGAGAAACGCGTTTACCAG gCCCAGAGGAATGAGAGAGAGTCCATCAGGCAGAAACTTGCCCTTGGCAGTTTCTATGACGACGAGCCAGTCATCTACACCAGCTGCAGCAAGAACGGCCTGTCCTCCCG ACTGCAAAGTGGGGTGAACCTGCAGGTGTGTTTTGTTAACGACAGCAGCAGTGACAAAGACAGCGATGCTGAGGACAGCAGGACAGAGACCAGTCTGGACACACCACTGTCCCCTGTG AGCAAGCAGAGCTCATCGTTGTCGGACAGGGACACGGCGGAGGAGGACTCGGACCCGTTGGATGACTGCAGCGGGTTCTGGAGGGTGCAGCGAAGGTTGCAGGAGGAGGCCCGGGTGGCGCTGGCGCTGGCTCGACCCATGGCCCGTAtgcaggtggaggtggagaggCAAATCCAGCTGCACAGACGTTCACCTGTGGCTGACTTG CTACCCCATCTGCCCCACATCAGCGAGGGCTTGATGAAAAGGAATCTGAGGCGAGGGGACATGAGGGACATGAGTCTAGGACAGCTGCAAGTCATCACAAATGACTTACACTCACAGATTCAGA GTCTCAATGAGGAGCTGGTGCAGTTGCTGCTGATG TCAGCGGCACCAAGCAGAGAAAGCTCTCTCTAA